A region from the Populus trichocarpa isolate Nisqually-1 chromosome 18, P.trichocarpa_v4.1, whole genome shotgun sequence genome encodes:
- the LOC18107844 gene encoding biotin carboxylase 2, chloroplastic yields the protein MEATLPVCKSVTSTPGLFMKRNSGIRNSQCSFMVGTKVNFPRQRTQATQANHCAKKNGGALGVTCRAEKILVANRGEIAVRVIRTAHELGIPCVAVYSTIDKDALHVKLADESVCIGEAPSNQSYLVIQNVLSAAISRGCTMLHPGYGFLAENAVFVEMCREHGINFIGPNPDSIRVMGDKSTARETMKKANVPTVPGSDGLLQSTEEAVKLASEIGYPVMIKATAGGGGRGMRLAKEPDEFVKLLQQAKSEAAAAFGNDGVYLEKYVQNPRHIEFQVLADKFGNVVHFGERDCSIQRRNQKLLEEAPSPALTPELRKAMGDAAVAAAASIGYIGVGTVEFLLDERGSFYFMEMNTRIQVEHPVTEMISSVDLIEEQIRVAMGEKLQYKQEDIVLRGHSIECRINAEDAFKGFRPGPGRITAYLPSGGPFVRMDSHVYPDYVVPPSYDSLLGKLIVWAPTREKAIERMKRALDDTIITGVPTTIDYHKLILDIEDFKNGNVDTAFIPKHEQELAAPQQIILANSAS from the exons ATGGAGGCAACATTGCCTGTTTGCAAATCTGTTACATCTACTCCT GGTTTATTCATGAAGAGAAATAGTGGAATCAGGAATTCTCAATGCAGCTTTATGGTGGGAACTAAGGTTAACTTTCCTAGACAAAGAACTCAGGCTACCCAAGCTAATCACTGTGCTAAGAAGAATGGAGGAGCTCTTGGGGTTACATGTCGCGCAGAAAAAATTCTGGTAGCAAACAGAGGAGAGATTGCTGTTCGTGTTATTCGAACTGCGCATGAGTTGGGGATTCCATGTGTTGCTGTTTACTCAACCATAGATAAGGATGCACTTCATGTGAAATTGGCTGATGAGTCGGTTTGCATAGGTGAAGCACCCAGCAACCAATC GTACTTAGTGATCCAAAATGTTTTATCTGCTGCTATCAGTCGTGGATGCACAATGCTGCATCCTGGATATGGTTTCCTTGCTGAAAATGCTGTTTTTGTGGAAATGTGCAGAGAACATGGAATAAACTTTATTGGGCCTAAT CCTGACAGCATACGAGTCATGGGTGACAAATCAACTGCTAGAGAAACAATGAAGAAGGCAAATGTTCCAACTGTACCAGGAAGTGATGGCTTGTTACAG AGTACCGAGGAAGCAGTAAAGCTTGCCAGTGAGATTGGTTATCCTGTGATGATCAAG GCAACGGCAGGTGGTGGAGGACGTGGAATGCGGCTTGCCAAAGAACCTGATGAGTTTGTAAAGCTGCTACAG CAAGCTAAAAGTGAGGCTGCTGCGGCATTTGGAAATGATGGAGTTTATTTGGAGAAGTATGTTCAAAATCCAAGACACATTGAGTTCcag gttcTTGCAGACAAATTCGGTAATGTTGTTCACTTTGGTGAGAGAGATTGCAGCATTCAG AGACGTAACCAAAAGCTGTTGGAAGAAGCACCATCTCCTGCTTTGACTCCTGAGTTACGAAAGGCTATGGGTGATGCAGCAGTTGCAGCTGCAGCATCCATAGGGTACATTGGTGTTGGAACGGTCGAGTTCCTTTTGGATGAAAGGGGTTCCTTCTACTTCATGGAAATGAACACTCGAATCCAg gTGGAACATCCAGTAACTGAAATGATTTCTTCTGTCGATTTGATTGAGGAACAAATTCGTGTAGCCATGGGAGAGAAACTTCAATACAAACAG GAAGATATTGTTCTTAGGGGACATTCAATTGAGTGCCGTATCAATGCAGAAGATGCTTTTAAGGGATTCCGACCGGGGCCAG GGAGAATAACAGCATATTTGCCATCTGGAGGTCCGTTTGTTAGAATGGATAGCCACGTTTATCCTGATTATGTGGTTCCTCCAAGCTATGATTCCCTACTTGGAAAG CTTATTGTCTGGGCTCCAACGAGAGAAAAGGCAATTGAGCGAATGAAAAGGGCTCTTGATGACACTATTATTACTG GAGTCCCAACAACAATAGATTACCACAAGCTTATCCTTGACATTGAG GACTTCAAGAACGGAAATGTTGATACTGCTTTCATACCCAAGCATGAACAGGAGTTAGCAGCG
- the LOC112325022 gene encoding cytochrome P450 CYP73A100 yields MASFVTKSMGFTLLAVASVSCIKFACPNLSTYFSPLPISVILPLLPLIVYLFSSVFTKSSTGDLPPGPVSYPMFGNWLQVGNDLNHRLLASMSQTYGPVFLLKLGSKNLAVVSDPELANQVLHTQGVEFGSRPRNVVFDIFTGNGQDMVFTIYGEHWRKMRRIMTLPFFTNKVVNQYSTSWEQEMDLVVDDLRANEKVRTEGIVIRKRLQLMLYNIMYRMMFDAKFQSQEDPLFVQATRFNSERSRLAQSFEYNYGDFIPWLRPFLRGYLNKCRDLQQRRLAFFNNYYIEKRRKIMAANGEKHKVSCAMDHIIQAQMKGEISEENVLYIVENINVAAIETTLWSMEWAIAELVNHPTVQRKIRDEIRAVLKGSPVTESNLHELPYLQATIKETLRLHTPIPLLVPHMNLEEAKLGGFTIPKESKVVVNAWWLANNPEWWEKPSEFRPERFLEEERDTEAIVGGKVDFRFLPFGVGRRSCPGIILAMPILGLIVARLVSNFEMIAPPGMEKIDVSEKGGQFSLHIASHSTVVFKPTKA; encoded by the exons ATGGCTTCTTTTGTTACAAAATCAATGGGTTTCACTCTTTTAGCAGTAGCATCTGTTTCATGCATAAAGTTTGCATGCCCTAACCTCTCCACATATTTCTCACCACTACCCATCTCTGTCATCCTCCCTCTACTTCCACTAATCGTGTACTTGTTTAGCTCCGTTTTTACCAAGTCTTCAACTGGCGACCTACCTCCTGGCCCTGTCTCGTACCCAATGTTTGGCAATTGGCTCCAAGTTGGCAATGACCTGAACCACCGTCTTCTAGCTTCTATGTCACAAACATATGGTCCTGTGTTCCTACTTAAACTTGGTTCAAAGAACTTAGCTGTTGTATCCGACCCTGAACTAGCCAACCAGGTCCTGCACACACAGGGTGTTGAATTCGGGTCTCGCCCACGTAACGTTGTCTTCGATATCTTCACCGGCAATGGACAAGACATGGTGTTCACGATCTATGGTGAGCATTGGAGAAAAATGCGTAGAATCATGACACTACCGTTTTTCACCAACAAAGTTGTGAACCAATATAGTACTTCATGGGAGCAGGAAATGGACCTTGTGGTCGATGACCTTAGAGCCAATGAGAAAGTTAGGACCGAAGGGATTGTTATTAGAAAACGTCTGCAGCTGATGTTGTACAATATTATGTACAGGATGATGTTTGATGCAAAATTTCAGTCACAGGAGGACCCTTTGTTTGTTCAAGCAACAAGGTTTAATTCCGAGAGAAGTCGGTTGGCACAAAGTTTCGAGTATAATTATGGAGATTTTATCCCTTGGCTTAGACCATTTTTAAGGGGGTACTTGAACAAGTGCAGGGATTTGCAGCAGAGGAGGCTAGCTTTCTTCAACAACTATTATATTGAGAAAAGAAG GAAAATAATGGCTGCCAATGGAGAGAAGCACAAGGTAAGCTGTGCCATGGATCACATAATACAGGCTCAAATGAAAGGAGAAATCAGTGAAGAAAATGTACTTTACATTGTGGAGAACATTAATGTTGCTGCTATAGAGACAACATTGTGGTCTATGGAATGGGCCATAGCTGAACTGGTCAATCATCCGACTGTTCAGAGGAAGATCAGAGATGAAATCAGAGCCGTCCTAAAGGGAAGTCCAGTTACAGAATCTAACCTGCATGAGCTACCATACTTGCAAGCCACAATAAAAGAGACATTAAGGCTACACACCCCAATTCCCTTGTTAGTGCCACATATGAACCTTGAAGAAGCAAAGCTAGGAGGGTTTACCATTCCTAAAGAGTCAAAGGTGGTCGTCAATGCATGGTGGCTAGCTAACAACCCTGAATGGTGGGAGAAACCATCAGAATTCCGGCCAGAGCGATTCTTGGAAGAAGAACGTGACACAGAGGCCATCGTTGGTGGAAAGGTTGATTTTCGGTTCCTACCATTTGGCGTGGGTAGACGTTCCTGCCCAGGGATCATACTTGCAATGCCAATCCTAGGACTGATTGTTGCAAGACTGGTGTCGAATTTTGAGATGATAGCTCCTCCTGGGATGGAGAAGATTGATGTGAGTGAAAAAGGAGGGCAGTTCAGCTTGCACATTGCAAGCCATTCCACTGTTGTTTTCAAACCAACCAAAGCATGA
- the LOC18107848 gene encoding proteasome subunit beta type-6 → MESHKENEINGPHSMGTTIIGVTYNGGVVLGADSRTSTGVYVANRASDKITQLTDNVYLCRSGSAADSQTVSDYVRYFLHQHTIQLGQPATVKVAANLVRMLSYNNKNFLQTGMIVGGWDKYEGGKIYGVPLGGTLLELPFTIGGSGSSYLYGFFDQAWKDGMTQEEAEQLVVKAVSLAIARDGASGGVVRTVTINSEGVSRKYYPEDKLPRWHEELEPQNSLLDILSSSSPEPMVT, encoded by the exons ATGGAATCACACAAAGAAAATGAGATCAACGGCCCTCATTCCATGGGGACAACCATCATCGGCGTCACCTACAACGGCGGTGTCGTCCTCGGTGCCGATTCTCGCACCAGCACCG GAGTTTATGTTGCAAATCGAGCATCAGATAAAATCACTCAGCTTACTGATAATGTCTACTTATGCCGCTCTGGATCt GCTGCTGATTCTCAAACTGTGTCTGATTATGTGAGATATTTTCTGCATCAACACAC AATACAATTGGGGCAGCCTGCGACAGTTAAGGTTGCTGCTAATCTTGTTAGGATGTTGTCTTACAATAACAAG AATTTCTTGCAAACTGGAATGATTGTTGGGGGTTGGGATAAGTATGAAGGAGGTAAAATTTATGGAGTACCTCTTGGAGGGACACTTTTGGAGCTGCCTTTTACAATTGGAG GATCAGGATCTTCTTACTTGTATGGTTTCTTTGATCAAGCATGGAAGGATGGGATGACTCAAGAAGAAGCTGAG CAATTAGTGGTGAAAGCAGTTTCTCTTGCTATTGCTCGTGATGGTGCGAGTGGTGGTGTTGTTCGGACTGTCACT ATCAACTCAGAAGGCGTGTCAAGAAAGTACTACCCTGAGGACAAGCTCCCACGATGGCACGAGGAGCTGGAGCCACAGAATTCCCTGTTGGACATTTTGTCATCATCGAGTCCTGAGCCAATGGTCACTTAA
- the LOC18107849 gene encoding auxin response factor 19 isoform X1: MRILKGNLLTNECVTRGDDAGVEKKSINPELWQACAGPLVNLPAAGTHVVYFPQGHSEQVAASLKKDVNAQIPNYPNLPSKLLCLLHNVTLHADPETDEVYVQMTLQPVSSFDKDALLRSDLALKSNKPQTEFFCKTLTASDTSTHGGFSVPRRAAEKTFPPLDFSMQPPAQELVARDLHDNVWTFRHIYRGQPKRHLLTTGWSLFVSGKRLFAGDSVLFMRDEKQQLLLGIRRANRQPTNLSSSVLSSDSMHIGILAAAAHAAANNSPFTVYYNPRASPSEFVIPLAKYYKAVYSNQISLGMRFRMMFETEESGTRRHMGTITGISDLDAVRWKNSQWRNLQVGWDESTAGERRNRVSIWEIEPVTAPFFICPPPFFRSKHPRQPGMPDDDSTDFDSLFKRTMPWLGDDIYMKDPQVLPGLSLAQRMNMQQNPSLANSMQPNYMQSLSGSVLQNLPGGDLSRQLGLSSPQMPQPNNLQFNAQRLPQQAQQLDQLPKLQSLLNPLGSIIQSQQQMGDITQQSRQNMMAQTLPSSQVQAQLLQPQTLAQTNNILQQQPSIQSHQLLRNLPQTLHQQQQNQQQHIMGQNQQQSLMQSQLSDQVNQHMQMSDNQIQSQLMQKLQQQQQSVSAQQSAMHQAGQLGQLQDSQRQLLDASQSFSRSMTPSQMLEIPQTTPTSLPQPNTIPQQMTKNNNQTNTRFSHLPQQLKPQQQHSGIMLLSEMAGHMGLPPSSMANQLSTAGSSILTAAAGPGQSGITDDVPSCSTSPSTNNCPNIVQPMINGWAHRSTAMGEDMAQSAVTLFSPSALETVSSNGNLVKDLLQKSEVKPSLNISKNQNPGLFSSQTYLNGVAAQIDYLDTSSSTTSVCLSQNDVHLQQNNNSLSYNPQSVLLRDASHDGELQGDPRNNILYGTNIDSQLVMPINSDHLLTKGMMGLGKDFSNNFSSGGMLTNCENSKDPQQELSSAIVSKSFGVPDMPFNSIDSTINDSSLLNRGSWAPPQQQFQRMRTYTKVYKRGAVGRSIDITRYSGYDELKQDLARRFGIEGQLEDQQRIGWKLVYTDHENDVLLVGDDPWEEFVNCVRCIKILSPQEVQQMSLDGDFGNSVLPNQAGSSSDNVNA; the protein is encoded by the exons CGTGGGGATGATGCAGGGGTAGAGAAGAAGAGCATAAACCCTGAGTTATGGCAAGCATGTGCAGGACCACTAGTGAACTTGCCGGCGGCCGGAACTCATGTGGTCTACTTCCCTCAAGGGCATAGTGAACAG GTTGCAGCATCTTTGAAGAAGGATGTGAATGCGCAAATTCCAAACTACCCAAATCTTCCCTCGAAGCTGCTATGTCTCCTTCACAATGTCACCTTACAT GCGGACCCTGAAACAGATGAAGTTTATGTTCAGATGACACTTCAACCTGTTTCTTCT TTTGACAAGGATGCATTATTGAGGTCAGATCTTGCACTGAAGTCAAATAAACCACAGACAGAGTTTTTCTGTAAAACATTGACAGCAAGTGATACAAGCACTCATGGAGGTTTCTCCGTGCCTCGCCGTGCAGCTGAAAAGACATTCCCGCCTCTT GATTTCTCCATGCAACCACCTGCTCAAGAACTTGTAGCTAGGGATTTGCATGATAATGTTTGGACTTTCCGGCATATCTATCGTG GACAACCAAAGCGTCACTTGCTTACAACTGGGTGGAGCTTATTTGTCAGTGGGAAGAGGCTTTTTGCCGGTGACTCAGTTTTATTTATGAG AGATGAAAAGCAGCAGCTTCTATTGGGCATCAGAAGGGCTAACAGGCAACCTACCAACTTATCATCGTCGGTATTGTCAAGTGATAGCATGCATATTGGGATCCTAGCTGCTGCAGCCCATGCAGCAGCAAACAATAGCCCCTTTACCGTGTACTATAATCCaag GGCAAGTCCATCAGAATTTGTTATCCCTTTAGCCAAGTATTACAAGGCAGTGTACAGCAACCAAATATCACTTGGCATGCGCTTCCGCATGATGTTTGAAACTGAAGAGTCAGGAACAAGAAG GCATATGGGCACCATTACTGGTATCAGTGATCTTGATGCTGTAAGATGGAAAAACTCACAATGGCGTAATTTGCAG GTTGGTTGGGATGAGTCAACTGCTGGTGAAAGACGCAATAGAGTCTCGATCTGGGAGATCGAACCAGTGACTGCTCCATTTTTCATATGTCCTCCTCCATTTTTTAGATCTAAGCATCCAAGGCAACCGGGAATGCCAG ATGATGATTCCACTGATTTTGATAGCCTATTCAAGAGGACTATGCCTTGGCTTGGTGATGATATCTACATGAAAGATCCCCAGGTTCTCCCTGGCCTAAGCCTAGCCCAGCGAATGAACATGCAGCAAAACCCTTCACTGGCAAACTCAATGCAGCCCAATTATATGCAATCGTTGTCAGGGTCTGTTCTGCAGAATCTTCCTGGAGGTGATCTTTCCCGCCAGTTAGGCTTGTCATCACCTCAAATGCCTCAGCCAAACAACTTACAGTTCAATGCCCAAAGGCTGCCTCAGCAAGCACAACAGCTTGATCAGCTTCCAAAGCTACAGTCCTTGCTCAACCCACTGGGTTCCATCATACAGTCACAGCAACAGATGGGTGACATCACTCAACAATCGAGGCAAAATATGATGGCTCAAACTCTACCCTCAAGTCAAGTTCAAGCCCAACTTCTGCAGCCTCAAACTCTTGCCCAGACCAATAACATTCTTCAGCAACAGCCATCTATTCAAAGCCATCAGCTTCTTAGAAACCTTCCGCAAACCTTgcaccagcagcagcagaatCAACAGCAACATATTATGGGTCAGAACCAGCAGCAAAGCCTAATGCAATCTCAGTTGTCTGATCAAGTAAACCAACATATGCAAATGTCTGACAATCAGATTCAGTCTCAACTGATGCAGAAGCTTCAGCAGCAACAGCAATCAGTTTCAGCTCAGCAATCTGCTATGCATCAGGCTGGTCAACTTGGACAGCTTCAAGATTCACAAAGGCAGCTGCTGGATGCATCCCAGAGTTTTTCTAGGTCCATGACACCCAGCCAAATGTTGGAAATCCCTCAAACAACACCCACTTCTCTCCCTCAGCCAAATACTATTCCACAGCAGATGACTAAGAATAACAACCAAACCAATACTCGATTCTCACATCTGCCTCAACAGCTGAAACCTCAACAACAGCATTCTGGCATCATGCTGTTGTCAGAAATGGCTGGTCACATGGGACTTCCGCCGAGCTCAATGGCCAATCAGCTCTCCACAGCTGGTAGCAGTATATTGACTGCAGCAGCTGGACCAGGACAGTCTGGTATCACTGATGATGTTCCTTCCTGTTCTACTTCACCTTCCACAAACAATTGTCCAAACATAGTTCAACCAATGATCAACGGCTGGGCCCACCGAAGCACAGCAATGGGAGAGGACATGGCTCAGTCTGCCGTGACACTCTTTAGCCCTAGTGCATTGGAAACCGTGTCCTCTAATGGTAATTTAGTTAAAGATCTGCTGCAGAAATCTGAGGTTAAGCCATCATTGAACATCTCCAAGAATCAAAACCCAGGATTATTTTCCTCGCAAACATACCTAAATGGGGTAGCTGCCCAGATAGATTATTTGGACACATCATCTTCTACAACTTCTGTTTGCCTATCACAAAATGATGTCCATTTGCAGCAGAATAACAATTCACTGTCATATAATCCCCAATCAGTGTTGTTGAGAGACGCAAGCCATGATGGTGAGCTCCAGGGAGATCCgaggaataatattttatatgggaCAAACATTGATAGCCAACTTGTGATGCCAATAAATTCTGACCATTTATTAACAAAGGGCATGATGGGGCTGGGGAAGGACTTCTCAAATAATTTCTCTTCAGGAGGCATGCTTACAAATTGTGAAAATTCCAAAGATCCTCAACAGGAGCTTTCATCGGCAATTGTTTCCAAGTCATTTGGAGTTCCAGATATGCCATTCAATTCAATTGACTCAACAATCAATGACAGTAGCTTATTGAATAGAGGTTCTTGGGCTCCTCCACAGCAACAGTTTCAGCGAATGCGAACATATACAAAG GTGTACAAGCGTGGAGCTGTAGGAAGGTCAATTGACATAACGCGGTATTCAGGTTATGACGAGCTTAAGCAGGATCTGGCTCGTAGGTTTGGTATAGAGGGACAGTTGGAAGATCAACAAAGGATAGGCTGGAAACTTGTTTACACTGATCACGAGAATGATGTCCTGCTAGTGGGGGATGATCCTTGGGA AGAGTTTGTGAACTGTGTCCGCTGCATCAAGATCCTGTCTCCTCAAGAAGTCCAACAGATGAGCTTGGATGGAGATTTTGGCAACTCTGTCCTTCCTAATCAAGCCGGCAGTAGTTCTGATAATGTCAATGCATAA
- the LOC18107849 gene encoding auxin response factor 19 isoform X2 encodes MKSPANGAAAAVTNGEGVEKKSINPELWQACAGPLVNLPAAGTHVVYFPQGHSEQVAASLKKDVNAQIPNYPNLPSKLLCLLHNVTLHADPETDEVYVQMTLQPVSSFDKDALLRSDLALKSNKPQTEFFCKTLTASDTSTHGGFSVPRRAAEKTFPPLDFSMQPPAQELVARDLHDNVWTFRHIYRGQPKRHLLTTGWSLFVSGKRLFAGDSVLFMRDEKQQLLLGIRRANRQPTNLSSSVLSSDSMHIGILAAAAHAAANNSPFTVYYNPRASPSEFVIPLAKYYKAVYSNQISLGMRFRMMFETEESGTRRHMGTITGISDLDAVRWKNSQWRNLQVGWDESTAGERRNRVSIWEIEPVTAPFFICPPPFFRSKHPRQPGMPDDDSTDFDSLFKRTMPWLGDDIYMKDPQVLPGLSLAQRMNMQQNPSLANSMQPNYMQSLSGSVLQNLPGGDLSRQLGLSSPQMPQPNNLQFNAQRLPQQAQQLDQLPKLQSLLNPLGSIIQSQQQMGDITQQSRQNMMAQTLPSSQVQAQLLQPQTLAQTNNILQQQPSIQSHQLLRNLPQTLHQQQQNQQQHIMGQNQQQSLMQSQLSDQVNQHMQMSDNQIQSQLMQKLQQQQQSVSAQQSAMHQAGQLGQLQDSQRQLLDASQSFSRSMTPSQMLEIPQTTPTSLPQPNTIPQQMTKNNNQTNTRFSHLPQQLKPQQQHSGIMLLSEMAGHMGLPPSSMANQLSTAGSSILTAAAGPGQSGITDDVPSCSTSPSTNNCPNIVQPMINGWAHRSTAMGEDMAQSAVTLFSPSALETVSSNGNLVKDLLQKSEVKPSLNISKNQNPGLFSSQTYLNGVAAQIDYLDTSSSTTSVCLSQNDVHLQQNNNSLSYNPQSVLLRDASHDGELQGDPRNNILYGTNIDSQLVMPINSDHLLTKGMMGLGKDFSNNFSSGGMLTNCENSKDPQQELSSAIVSKSFGVPDMPFNSIDSTINDSSLLNRGSWAPPQQQFQRMRTYTKVYKRGAVGRSIDITRYSGYDELKQDLARRFGIEGQLEDQQRIGWKLVYTDHENDVLLVGDDPWEEFVNCVRCIKILSPQEVQQMSLDGDFGNSVLPNQAGSSSDNVNA; translated from the exons GGGTAGAGAAGAAGAGCATAAACCCTGAGTTATGGCAAGCATGTGCAGGACCACTAGTGAACTTGCCGGCGGCCGGAACTCATGTGGTCTACTTCCCTCAAGGGCATAGTGAACAG GTTGCAGCATCTTTGAAGAAGGATGTGAATGCGCAAATTCCAAACTACCCAAATCTTCCCTCGAAGCTGCTATGTCTCCTTCACAATGTCACCTTACAT GCGGACCCTGAAACAGATGAAGTTTATGTTCAGATGACACTTCAACCTGTTTCTTCT TTTGACAAGGATGCATTATTGAGGTCAGATCTTGCACTGAAGTCAAATAAACCACAGACAGAGTTTTTCTGTAAAACATTGACAGCAAGTGATACAAGCACTCATGGAGGTTTCTCCGTGCCTCGCCGTGCAGCTGAAAAGACATTCCCGCCTCTT GATTTCTCCATGCAACCACCTGCTCAAGAACTTGTAGCTAGGGATTTGCATGATAATGTTTGGACTTTCCGGCATATCTATCGTG GACAACCAAAGCGTCACTTGCTTACAACTGGGTGGAGCTTATTTGTCAGTGGGAAGAGGCTTTTTGCCGGTGACTCAGTTTTATTTATGAG AGATGAAAAGCAGCAGCTTCTATTGGGCATCAGAAGGGCTAACAGGCAACCTACCAACTTATCATCGTCGGTATTGTCAAGTGATAGCATGCATATTGGGATCCTAGCTGCTGCAGCCCATGCAGCAGCAAACAATAGCCCCTTTACCGTGTACTATAATCCaag GGCAAGTCCATCAGAATTTGTTATCCCTTTAGCCAAGTATTACAAGGCAGTGTACAGCAACCAAATATCACTTGGCATGCGCTTCCGCATGATGTTTGAAACTGAAGAGTCAGGAACAAGAAG GCATATGGGCACCATTACTGGTATCAGTGATCTTGATGCTGTAAGATGGAAAAACTCACAATGGCGTAATTTGCAG GTTGGTTGGGATGAGTCAACTGCTGGTGAAAGACGCAATAGAGTCTCGATCTGGGAGATCGAACCAGTGACTGCTCCATTTTTCATATGTCCTCCTCCATTTTTTAGATCTAAGCATCCAAGGCAACCGGGAATGCCAG ATGATGATTCCACTGATTTTGATAGCCTATTCAAGAGGACTATGCCTTGGCTTGGTGATGATATCTACATGAAAGATCCCCAGGTTCTCCCTGGCCTAAGCCTAGCCCAGCGAATGAACATGCAGCAAAACCCTTCACTGGCAAACTCAATGCAGCCCAATTATATGCAATCGTTGTCAGGGTCTGTTCTGCAGAATCTTCCTGGAGGTGATCTTTCCCGCCAGTTAGGCTTGTCATCACCTCAAATGCCTCAGCCAAACAACTTACAGTTCAATGCCCAAAGGCTGCCTCAGCAAGCACAACAGCTTGATCAGCTTCCAAAGCTACAGTCCTTGCTCAACCCACTGGGTTCCATCATACAGTCACAGCAACAGATGGGTGACATCACTCAACAATCGAGGCAAAATATGATGGCTCAAACTCTACCCTCAAGTCAAGTTCAAGCCCAACTTCTGCAGCCTCAAACTCTTGCCCAGACCAATAACATTCTTCAGCAACAGCCATCTATTCAAAGCCATCAGCTTCTTAGAAACCTTCCGCAAACCTTgcaccagcagcagcagaatCAACAGCAACATATTATGGGTCAGAACCAGCAGCAAAGCCTAATGCAATCTCAGTTGTCTGATCAAGTAAACCAACATATGCAAATGTCTGACAATCAGATTCAGTCTCAACTGATGCAGAAGCTTCAGCAGCAACAGCAATCAGTTTCAGCTCAGCAATCTGCTATGCATCAGGCTGGTCAACTTGGACAGCTTCAAGATTCACAAAGGCAGCTGCTGGATGCATCCCAGAGTTTTTCTAGGTCCATGACACCCAGCCAAATGTTGGAAATCCCTCAAACAACACCCACTTCTCTCCCTCAGCCAAATACTATTCCACAGCAGATGACTAAGAATAACAACCAAACCAATACTCGATTCTCACATCTGCCTCAACAGCTGAAACCTCAACAACAGCATTCTGGCATCATGCTGTTGTCAGAAATGGCTGGTCACATGGGACTTCCGCCGAGCTCAATGGCCAATCAGCTCTCCACAGCTGGTAGCAGTATATTGACTGCAGCAGCTGGACCAGGACAGTCTGGTATCACTGATGATGTTCCTTCCTGTTCTACTTCACCTTCCACAAACAATTGTCCAAACATAGTTCAACCAATGATCAACGGCTGGGCCCACCGAAGCACAGCAATGGGAGAGGACATGGCTCAGTCTGCCGTGACACTCTTTAGCCCTAGTGCATTGGAAACCGTGTCCTCTAATGGTAATTTAGTTAAAGATCTGCTGCAGAAATCTGAGGTTAAGCCATCATTGAACATCTCCAAGAATCAAAACCCAGGATTATTTTCCTCGCAAACATACCTAAATGGGGTAGCTGCCCAGATAGATTATTTGGACACATCATCTTCTACAACTTCTGTTTGCCTATCACAAAATGATGTCCATTTGCAGCAGAATAACAATTCACTGTCATATAATCCCCAATCAGTGTTGTTGAGAGACGCAAGCCATGATGGTGAGCTCCAGGGAGATCCgaggaataatattttatatgggaCAAACATTGATAGCCAACTTGTGATGCCAATAAATTCTGACCATTTATTAACAAAGGGCATGATGGGGCTGGGGAAGGACTTCTCAAATAATTTCTCTTCAGGAGGCATGCTTACAAATTGTGAAAATTCCAAAGATCCTCAACAGGAGCTTTCATCGGCAATTGTTTCCAAGTCATTTGGAGTTCCAGATATGCCATTCAATTCAATTGACTCAACAATCAATGACAGTAGCTTATTGAATAGAGGTTCTTGGGCTCCTCCACAGCAACAGTTTCAGCGAATGCGAACATATACAAAG GTGTACAAGCGTGGAGCTGTAGGAAGGTCAATTGACATAACGCGGTATTCAGGTTATGACGAGCTTAAGCAGGATCTGGCTCGTAGGTTTGGTATAGAGGGACAGTTGGAAGATCAACAAAGGATAGGCTGGAAACTTGTTTACACTGATCACGAGAATGATGTCCTGCTAGTGGGGGATGATCCTTGGGA AGAGTTTGTGAACTGTGTCCGCTGCATCAAGATCCTGTCTCCTCAAGAAGTCCAACAGATGAGCTTGGATGGAGATTTTGGCAACTCTGTCCTTCCTAATCAAGCCGGCAGTAGTTCTGATAATGTCAATGCATAA